From one Anopheles bellator chromosome 1, idAnoBellAS_SP24_06.2, whole genome shotgun sequence genomic stretch:
- the LOC131215818 gene encoding uncharacterized protein LOC131215818 gives MTNPYYALLVVTLATVVGLTRAEIGGQRAALGGPRTVMDLMEVMLNRDLLEMLKNGGFDFRQPSLLFLPPKFYSTVPLDHGHMTPEQILSGSVLETSSSSASSPAAAVGGKAEHQKAAAIGVRGDQPQSVAAAARLNLISYSDGKVTFAGQPKPSGSDRQSATANKGSATLGENVGTNVESLRATGGRDGGTGRATNDRPLTTSITDQTVSQNVARTLPASGGRRVSADGGATTSATERLRSALPGEPDVDYPILGSVPSTGFSCEGRAHGYYADTETRCQVFRVCANTDATGRGFGFLCPNGTLFNQRFLVCDWYTNVQCEASKDFYHLNADIGRMSGRPMVSDDRDDMMDAVMSMMTYPMRSLMRMMQATPDLGRPKVVPAEVPRGGKPPQYPLPAVGLEAPHRPHTGTGPQLSGLAVGEQLRTPVSNAAPVPAYVPRLDQVYVSSLGSLSTDAESGFDPLRSTLLNGKDSTKGTPHPARPQKNQLQTRNELAGSKLQVVQADLVKYWSDQGVRTATPSSLKLRPVSEAFKPVVSTQHRIGQSALPVVNPNWPILPPTGVLPPSTLHRNADPQSGGRLFNDFTHQPTHRFTPVRKVVPIQKVTVQPDNRYRQSSGALVFGHNVFLTPGRPKAAAAKAHLQQASSERRQILRRIDTVPKHRKISLQVVPSLAYYLNDVQEKRAYDEAVFHGLLDERRHDAYLRWAGKSVAASSYEVPPGSVGRL, from the exons CTCGTCGTCACACTGGCCACCGTGGTTGGGCTGACCCGGGCGGAAATCGGAGGTCAGCGCGCTGCCCTGGGTGGGCCCCGCACGGTCATGGATCTGATGGAGGTTATGCTAAATCGGGACCTGCTGGAGATGCTGAAAAACGGAGGCTTCGATTTCCGGCAACCGTCGCTGCTGTTCCTGCCGCCCAAATTCTACTCCACCGTGCCGCTCGACCACGGCCACATGACACCGGAGCAGATCCTGAGCGGCAGCGTGCTGGaaacatcatcgtcatcagcatcatcaccggcagccgccgtcggtggcaaAGCGGAACATCAGAAAGCAGCTGCCATCGGCGTCCGGGGTGACCAGCCTcagtcggtggccgccgccgcccgactCAACTTGATTTCGTATTCCGACGGCAAAGTGACGTTCGCGGGGCAGCCGAAACCGAGTGGAAGCGACCGGCAGTCAGCGACGGCCAATAAAGGAAGCGCAACATTAGGGGAAAATGTCGGTACAAATGTGGAATCACTTcgggccaccggtggacgCGATGGCGGCACGGGGCGGGCAACAAACGACCGTCCCCTAACGACCTCGATAACGGATCAAACGGTGTCACAGAATGTCGCCCGCAcacttccggcttccggtggccgccgggtgAG TGCCGACGGGGGAGCGACGACATCGGCCACGGAGCGGCTGCGTTCGGCGCTGCCCGGCGAACCGGATGTGGATTATCCCATTCTGGGCAGCGTTCCGTCGACCGGCTTCAGCTGCGAAGGGCGCGCTCACG GGTACTATGCTGACACCGAGACCCGCTGCCAAGTGTTCCGCGTGTGCGCCAACACCGATGCGACCGGGCGAGGCTTCGGGTTCCTGTGCCCTAATGGGACGCTCTTCAATCAGCGCTTCCTCGTGTGCGATTGGTACACGAACGTGCAGTGCGAGGCGAGCAAGGACTTTTACCATCTCAACGCGGACATTGGCCGGATGAGTGGTCGGCCGATGGTGAGCGACGATCGCGACGACATGATGGACGCCGTGATGTCAATGATGACCTACCCGATGCGATCGCTGATGCGGATGATGCAGGCAACGCCGGACCTGGGACGACCGAAGGTGGTTCCCGCGGAAGTGCCAAGAGGGGGTAAACCACCGCAGTACCCATTGCCAGCCGTTGGGCTGGAGGCTCCCCACCGGCCACACACTGGAACAGGTCCCCAGTTGTCTGGTCTGGCAGTTGGAGAGCAGCTAAGGACACCGGTCAGCAATGCCGCACCGGTACCGGCGTATGTACCTCGGCTGGATCAGGTGTACGTCTCGAGCCTTGGATCGCTGTCCACCGATGCGGAATCAGGATTCGATCCACTACGCTCGACCCTGCTCAACGGAAAGGACTCCACGAAAGGAACACCACACCCGGCCAGGCCGCAGAAGAATCAACTCCAG ACCCGCAACGAGCTCGCCGGCAGTAAGCTTCAGGTGGTCCAGGCCGATCTAGTTAAGTACTGGAGCGACCAGGGCGTTCGGACCGCGACACCGTCCTCGTTGAAGCTTAGACCAGTGTCGGAAGCTTTCAAACCGGTGGTCTCCACCCAGCACCGGATTGGTCAATCGGCTTTACCGGTGGTCAACCCGAACTGGCCAATCCTCCCCCCAACCGGGGTCCTGCCACCGTCAACCCTACACCGAAACGCGGACCCACAGAGCGGAGGAAGGCTTTTCAACGATTTCACGCACCAGCCGACACACCGATTCACGCCGGTCCGGAAGGTGGTGCCGATCCAGAAGGTGACCGTACAGCCAGATAACCGCTACCGCCAGTCTTCGGGTGCCCtagtgtttggccacaacGTGTTTCTCACACCGGGCCGACCGAAAGCAGCGGCTGCCAAGGCGCACCTGCAGCAGGCATCGTCCGAACGGCGGCAGATTCTTCGTCGAATCGATACGGTGCCGAAGCATCGGAAGATTTCGCTCCAAGTGGTACCCTCGTTGGCGTACTACCTGAACGATGTGCAGGAGAAGCGGGCTTACGATGAAGCCGTGTTCCACGGATTGCTGGACGAGCGAAGGCACGACGCGTACCTCCGATGGGCCGGAAAATCTGTCGCGGCAAGCTCCTACGAGGTGCCACCCGGTAGCGTTGGTCGACTCTAG